TTCGATAGTGAGCTAAGAAATTCGAGATTGAATGAATGTTACAGACACTCTAGCTTGGTTCTGGGTGCATAAATGTTTTTCTACCCATTTTCTTTTGGGTATTTACTATTTAGGATTCGCCTGGATGGATGATGATTCACGgtacattaaataataaaaaaatatgatggtTTCACGATTCCGGATTTCACGTATCCACTTAACGGACCCAAGGGGGTGAGCAGAGCAAGAAATATACTCCCCGGAATCTCCGCACGCCACGTGGCTAAaaggttttaattttatttatttattcctttttaAGGAGGAGGGCTACAGCTGTCAGtaattgatttctttctttccttaaCCGAATtccttttttctctttgttcGACGGTGATAtcagagacagagagagagagagaagcacCACTCCTTGCTCTGACTATATATCTATGTTTTATGTCCGCATGTTATTTCTGCAGGCCAGTGCATAGCAGCTTAGTTTGGTCGCTCAATACTCAAGGGAAGGTACGATCAGTTTCCcgcactttttttttgttttttcgtTTTCCTTTTCCTCTTCCTGTTGGATTGGATTCATAATGTGGATTTTTCTTCTCTAACAAGATCATTATGATGATTTTTAAGTGAATCTATTTGGGGGTCCTAACCTGATTGAGTATCTTTGCATCCCCGTCTGTCTAAtccttgttatgccctaattgGGGAATAATTAGATGCCCTAGCCTCATATACTGCTCTTCTCCCTGTGGCCCCATCAACTACATTGATGATGCTTccattccctttttttttcttttctttcaacttTCCTGTGATCTGTTTATTGTTTGCTCATCCCAagtgttgttgatttttttttttattattaatctaCAAAGAATCAATTCTACACATATGAGCTGTATAAGTtaagcttctttttttttcttaattaaaaaaaaaaaaatcaaatgcatACGCTTTGTCTGGCCTCGGGTTGTCCCGGAGTAAAAAAATAGAGGTGTGCTGCCGGAATTGGGAGCATTCCCATATCTCAACGCTGACGATCCTCATCTCCTGGATCTGGTTGGTCATACACCGTTTATTTTGGTTGGGCCAAGCCCATGATCCttcttaagattttttttttttccaatagaATGCTGCCGATTATTTTGACTTTGATATTGATTGTATGTTCGTTTATCTGCGTCTTTTCTAAAATCATTATCTGCTGGCGAATCAAATCCAAATACGGATTTAATAAtattgtgatttatctattttgttaaaaaataataataataaaattgtgatttacttattttgttaaaaaaaaaaatttgaagtattgaCATAGATATAATAATCTTtatctaataaaattattatttttttaaattaatccttgtttattaatttaggtttttttaacatgcatggcatatatttattttatattgcaAATCAAATAAGAGTTTATCTTTAAAATAGTTGAGGGATaaaacaaaatctaaataaGTTCATCCTATCCATCTAGCTAGTGTTTCTTCCATTGATCCACCAAGCATATGATGTGTTGAATCCTGCTCTCTCCTTTGCTCTCTCCTTTGCGGTTGGCTGCGAGCATTAAAATACGCAATTCACTCATCTTTGCTGGTGAGACATTGTGCAACCCTTTTcttgtaatttgtttttattttattttggataaaaccACTGCAATTGAGTTTTATTGAAGACAAATAGAAGGAACCAAGATATAGTCTAGTGGTTTCCTGCCTTACTTTGTATTTGGGAGgtcttgaatttgaaaattttcaaacacaatgcaaaaaaaaataaaaaaatactttgtcactaatttatataaaaaaacaacctAGAGCCTAAATACACCATAcaactagaaaataaagaaaaaaaggccTATTCTCTTTGTCAACTTCATCTCTAAACTTTGTGAAATAAAGAGATATTTGGTAATCTCCTGTCGTGTGCAGCAAACCCATCTGATACCATGTTTCCATCTCTTGGGATGGCATCAATGTTTGCACAAACCACCTTCCTTGGATTAACTTTGATGAGaacattgtttatttgaaaCTGCAGCAGTTTACTTGACTAGCAGTTCAACTCCATGGAAGGAATTGATGATAAGTACACAAAGGATGGGACAACAGATATCCGTGGGAATCCTGCACTCAAGAAAAATACTGGAAAATGGAGGGCTTGCCCCTACATCCTTGGTAAAGTTTCCATGCTCTTTCGTACTCGTGTTATCAGTAAGTTTACTTGTTTTCAATGCTATATTGCTATTTAATGCAAATTCCTGGAATTACTATGCAGCAAACGAGTGCTGTGAAAGATTGGCATACTATGGAATGAGCACCAATCTGGTGAACTACATGAAGATCCGCCTTAACCAAGGGAACGCAACAGCAGCAAACAATGTTACTAACTGGTCGGGGACATGCTATATAATGCCACTCGTGGGTGCTTTTATTGCTGATGCCTACTGGGGAAGATATTGGACAATTGCCAGTTTCATGATTGTCTATATATTCGTAGGGATTACTAAAATTATTGTGCCATTATTTACTTATGTCTCTTCACTTCATGAACTGAAATGAATTCTGCATGTATGCAGGGTCTGACCCTGTTAACAATGACAGCATCAGTCAAGGGTCTAAAGGCTTCCTGCCATGGTGGTGTTTGTGACCCAACTAATGCGCAGACTGCTGTTGTTTTTGTGGCACTCTATCTCATTGCACTAGGGACTGGAGGCATTAAACCTTGTGTCTCATCATTCGGTGCGGACCAGTTTGATGATTCAGATGAATCTGAGAAGAGAAGCAAGAGCTCCTTCTtcaattggttttatttttcaatcaatgttGGTGCCCTTATTGCAGCTTCGGTGCTCGTATGGATACAGATGAACGTGGGATGGGGATGGGGGTTTGGGATCCCAGCAGTGGCAATGGCTATTGCAGTTGTTAGCTTCTTCTTGGGCAGTAGGCTGTATAGGCACCAGAAACCAGGAGGAAGCCCCCTTACTCGTATCGCTCAGGTTATCATAGCATCATTTAGGAAATGCAGGGTGGAGATGCCTGCcgataaatctcttctttatGAAATTACGGATAAGGAATCTGCTATTGAAGGTAGTCGGAAACTTGACCACACAGAAGAGTTTAGGTGAGTAGTATGAAGAAACTTTCTATTTCTATCATGGACTTCGTATGATCTTATCttgattatgaaaattttcttaatataaAAGATTTGAGTATGACATCATTTTCAATGCAAATTATAGTCAACGGCTATTGTCCTCTTAAGCTTGTATATAGATGAAAGCATTACGAGATTATATCTCCAGCAATCCATTTCAAGCCCGTttgcaattttgtttttgttttttcttctttgtgtgGTTGTATTACTTGCTCATTCAGCCTCCTTACGATGGTGATGTTCTTTACGGTAACACACTCTTGTTTGCTGAGCTTGTGTCTTTCTCAACAGATGCCTTGACAAGGCAGCTGTGGTGGCGCAAGAGGACCAGACCAAGGCTGTGAACCCATGGAGGTTGTGTACTGTGACTCAAGTGGAGGAACTCAAGAGCATTGTGCGTCTCCTTCCAATATGGGCCAGCGGCATCATCTTCTCAACAGTATATAGCCAGATGAGCACCATGTTTGTACTCCAAGGCAACACCCTTGATCCTCACATGGGTCCTCACTTTGAGATCCCATCAGCTTCTCTGTCAATCTTTGATACCATCAGCGTCCTTGTTTGGGTCCCAATCTATGATAAGCTTATTGTACCGGCAGCTCGCCGAAATCACGGGCAATGATCGGGGCTTCACACAGTTGACAAGGATGGGCATTGGCCTGTTGATCTCCATTTTCTCCATGATTGCGGCTGGGATTCTGGAGGTTGTAAGGTTGCGGCTAGTGGCACGGGACAACCTTTACGACTCGAAGGACCCCATACCCATTTCTATATTCTGGCAAATACCTCAGTACTTCATCATTGGCGCTGCAGAGGTTTTCACTTTTATCGGACAGTTGGAGTTCTTCTACGACCAGGCACCAGATGCCATGAGAAGCTTGTGCTCTGCTCTGTCCCTCACCACTGTTGCACTGGGGAATTACTTGAGCACTCTTCTTGTTACCATTGTCACCCATATCACTACAACAAACGGGAGGCTTGGATGGATCCCGGACAATCTTAACCGTGGCCATCTCGACTACTTCTATTGGCTCCTGGCGATCCTCAGCCTGCTCAACTTCTTTGTCTATCTTATCATAGCCAAATGGTACACTTACAAAAAGACTCTTTAGATTGCTCCGGTTGGTTGACGCTATTGTGTCTAGTTAGGATGGATTGACAGCAAGCTTGCTGGATCAGCTGTAGAAGATTGTGCAACTGTGTGATCGAATGAATTGCCAATCAATTTGCTGTCTTTTATTAGATTCTCGGATTCTTAATTTTAAGTGGCTTTATCTTGTAAATATTTTAGAAACATCAACTGGTTTAATTCTTTCAAGTCTCATTTATGGTCAAGAATAGATGGCCCcaaataatttatcttttcttatgaACGTGTGGCACTGTGGCTCGTGCACGGAACTAATAGTTACTTATAAACAATACCGGCATGGTTGGGAAGTAACAAGG
The DNA window shown above is from Dioscorea cayenensis subsp. rotundata cultivar TDr96_F1 chromosome 12, TDr96_F1_v2_PseudoChromosome.rev07_lg8_w22 25.fasta, whole genome shotgun sequence and carries:
- the LOC120273669 gene encoding LOW QUALITY PROTEIN: protein NRT1/ PTR FAMILY 8.1-like (The sequence of the model RefSeq protein was modified relative to this genomic sequence to represent the inferred CDS: deleted 1 base in 1 codon); this translates as MEGIDDKYTKDGTTDIRGNPALKKNTGKWRACPYILANECCERLAYYGMSTNLVNYMKIRLNQGNATAANNVTNWSGTCYIMPLVGAFIADAYWGRYWTIASFMIVYIFGLTLLTMTASVKGLKASCHGGVCDPTNAQTAVVFVALYLIALGTGGIKPCVSSFGADQFDDSDESEKRSKSSFFNWFYFSINVGALIAASVLVWIQMNVGWGWGFGIPAVAMAIAVVSFFLGSRLYRHQKPGGSPLTRIAQVIIASFRKCRVEMPADKSLLYEITDKESAIEGSRKLDHTEEFRCLDKAAVVAQEDQTKAVNPWRLCTVTQVEELKSIVRLLPIWASGIIFSTVYSQMSTMFVLQGNTLDPHMGPHFEIPSASLSIFDTISVLVWVPIYDKLIVPAARRITGNDRGFTQLTRMGIGLLISIFSMIAAGILEVVRLRLVARDNLYDSKDPIPISIFWQIPQYFIIGAAEVFTFIGQLEFFYDQAPDAMRSLCSALSLTTVALGNYLSTLLVTIVTHITTTNGRLGWIPDNLNRGHLDYFYWLLAILSLLNFFVYLIIAKWYTYKKTL